A region from the Salvia splendens isolate huo1 chromosome 15, SspV2, whole genome shotgun sequence genome encodes:
- the LOC121767867 gene encoding protein JINGUBANG-like translates to MGRFLPCPMPCNCDKHRYSQIYQTSHISDSSSSNSSLTSQLSLPSVPSLEHVAAANHQCLVTLKGHSSYIFSLSLAGKYLFSGPSNGEIRASASHGGTSMYVAAQTGSAVKSITFINGKLITAHADRKIHVWRIKDHVITIAKLKLTTTLPTGVDRCIRLFSAGSYVEVRRHRRQTWVHHVDAVAALAASADGAFLYSVSWDRSMKVWRSTDFRCVESVQAAHDDAINAVAASVDGSVYTGSADRLIKVWRRRNDGESRHSVVATLEKHKSAVNALALSTEGSVLYSGACDRSIVVWEKGRGGGMAVAGALRGHRKAILCLAVVAEVLCSGSADKSVRVWRRGSGNSYSCLAVLEGHKCPVKCLVARLDGRCSEVDKKSEGMS, encoded by the exons ATGGGTAGATTTCTCCCATGCCCAATGCCTTGCAATTGCGACAAACACAGATATTCTCAAATATATCAAACCAGCCATATTTCCGACTCGTCATCTTCCAATTCATCCCTTACTTCCCAACTAAGCCTCCCTTCCGTCCCTTCCCTCGAACACGTCGCCGCCGCCAACCACCAATGCCTAGTCACCCTTAAGGGCCACTCCTCCTACatattctccctctccctcgccGGGAAATACCTCTTTAGCGGCCCCTCCAACGGAGAAATTCGTGCCTCCGCCTCGCACGGCGGAACCAGTATGTACGTCGCTGCCCAGACTGGCTCCGCCGTGAAATCCATCACCTTCATAAACGGCAAGCTAATCACCGCCCACGCGGACCGCAAGATCCACGTGTGGCGGATCAAAGACCATGTCATAA CTATCGCCAAGCTGAAACTGACAACCACACTCCCCACCGGTGTGGACCGTTGCATACG a TTATTCTCGGCGGGGAGCTACGTGGAGGTCCGCCGCCACCGGAGGCAGACGTGGGTCCACCACGTCGACGCAGTGGCGGCCCTGGCCGCCTCCGCGGACGGCGCGTTCCTCTACTCCGTGTCGTGGGACCGGAGCATGAAGGTGTGGCGGAGCACCGACTTCCGGTGCGTGGAGTCGGTGCAGGCCGCCCACGACGACGCGATCAACGCTGTCGCGGCGTCCGTCGACGGCAGCGTCTACACTGGCTCCGCCGACCGGCTGATCAAGGTGTGGCGGCGCCGCAACGACGGAGAGTCGCGGCACTCGGTCGTGGCGACGCTGGAGAAGCATAAATCAGCCGTGAATGCGCTGGCGCTGAGCACCGAAGGGAGTGTGCTTTATTCCGGCGCCTGCGATCGGTCGATCGTCGTGTGGGAGAAGGGAAGAGGTGGCGGAATGGCGGTGGCGGGGGCGCTGAGGGGGCATAGGAAGGCGATTTTGTGTTTGGCGGTGGTGGCGGAGGTGTTGTGCAGTGGATCGGCGGATAAGAGTGTGAGAGTGTGGAGGAGAGGGAGTGGAAATAGCTATTCTTGCCTGGCGGTATTGGAAGGGCATAAATGTCCGGTGAAATGTTTAGTGGCGCGTTTGGATGGGAGGTGTAGTGAGGTTGATAAGAAAAGTGAGGGGATGAGTTAG